One window from the genome of Cyclobacterium amurskyense encodes:
- a CDS encoding N-acetylmuramoyl-L-alanine amidase family protein → MGDFKKASALALVLIAVLTQFISSSSVAMPLGKIEKSLKGKVICIDPGHGGTAETDSYRVGPTGEREEWINLRVGTLLGEMLEQSGAKVIYTRTTDTFIPLAERSKIAVENKVDLFISIHHNATADPKVNFPIIYFHGSAEENKASVDFGEKVAKKLVKHLFKGKGPYSLVSDFTIFSSSGASVLRGTYGIPGIIGEATFFTSPKEEKRLRLPDYNKKEALAYFEAIALFFNTAEVLPIAEKNDPSKIEPFKVFQEADRMKPEAKQWKANFSKGKKLFRKGGEQRLEKAFELLTLSARSFPDSYVAKECHELRVLILSKQGETDAAEMEKKRVRFFYP, encoded by the coding sequence ATGGGTGATTTTAAGAAAGCTTCTGCTCTAGCCTTAGTACTTATTGCTGTTCTAACACAATTTATTTCATCTTCTTCAGTAGCAATGCCTCTAGGAAAAATAGAGAAGTCATTAAAAGGAAAAGTGATATGCATAGACCCTGGACATGGGGGGACCGCAGAGACTGATTCCTATCGAGTAGGGCCGACAGGGGAAAGGGAAGAGTGGATCAATTTAAGGGTAGGAACTTTACTTGGGGAAATGCTTGAGCAATCAGGGGCTAAAGTGATTTATACAAGAACCACAGATACTTTTATCCCCTTGGCCGAAAGGAGTAAAATTGCTGTCGAGAATAAGGTGGATTTGTTTATTTCTATACACCACAATGCCACAGCGGATCCAAAGGTGAATTTTCCAATTATTTATTTTCATGGTAGTGCAGAGGAAAACAAAGCAAGTGTTGATTTTGGGGAAAAGGTAGCGAAAAAATTAGTAAAGCACCTTTTTAAAGGAAAAGGGCCATACAGTTTGGTTTCCGATTTCACCATTTTCTCTAGCTCAGGGGCTAGTGTCTTAAGAGGAACCTATGGAATTCCAGGTATAATCGGGGAAGCAACTTTTTTCACCTCCCCTAAAGAGGAAAAGAGGTTGAGACTTCCTGACTACAATAAAAAAGAGGCACTTGCCTATTTTGAAGCCATAGCTTTATTTTTTAATACAGCTGAGGTACTTCCGATAGCTGAAAAAAATGATCCTTCTAAGATTGAGCCTTTTAAAGTTTTTCAGGAAGCAGACAGAATGAAACCAGAGGCCAAACAGTGGAAAGCCAATTTTTCAAAGGGGAAGAAGCTGTTTAGGAAAGGTGGGGAACAACGATTGGAGAAGGCCTTTGAATTGTTAACCCTTTCAGCCAGGTCATTTCCAGATTCATATGTGGCTAAGGAATGCCATGAATTAAGAGTTCTAATACTCAGTAAGCAAGGGGAAACGGATGCTGCAGAAATGGAGAAAAAAAGAGTCCGCTTCTTTTATCCTTGA
- a CDS encoding glycosyltransferase family 4 protein gives MKILFIHNDYFEPSGEEHAVEGLAALLEAKGHQIIWYRRGSREMDKMKFGKLRAGILSLYNPKAVKDIDSIIRKERPDVVQVQNVYPFISPRILKMVKKHKLPLVMRCPNYRLWCPTGLFLDRSGQICEKCTGPTGELSCIKKNCTGSNLKSTAYALRNFVARKSGVFSKYVDTFIVQSEFQREKFASLGIPKEKTVIVPGLTPPMLPSNLKFEAKYYTFIGRVSKEKGVDDIFRAASTLPNLTFAIAGRIGDRFDISNAPPNVIFKGFLSGLELDDLYRESKAILVPSRWYEGFPNVITKAMYHGKPVITSNMGCFNDIVSHGETGLMFDINNNSGLKEAILQIENDPVGASRMGEAGRIVSVKKYGNDRIYSKLIEIYS, from the coding sequence TTGAAAATATTATTCATTCATAATGATTATTTTGAACCTTCTGGAGAAGAGCATGCTGTAGAAGGACTTGCCGCACTTCTGGAAGCCAAAGGACATCAAATCATTTGGTACAGGAGGGGATCTAGGGAAATGGACAAGATGAAATTTGGCAAATTAAGAGCCGGTATTTTAAGTTTATACAATCCAAAAGCAGTAAAAGATATAGATTCAATTATCCGTAAGGAGCGTCCGGATGTCGTTCAAGTTCAAAATGTTTATCCCTTTATTTCCCCTCGAATTTTGAAGATGGTAAAAAAGCACAAATTACCTTTGGTAATGCGATGCCCAAATTACAGGTTGTGGTGCCCTACTGGATTGTTCTTGGATCGATCGGGTCAAATTTGTGAAAAATGTACTGGTCCTACCGGAGAACTTTCATGTATAAAAAAGAATTGCACAGGATCAAATTTAAAGAGCACCGCTTATGCCCTTAGGAATTTCGTTGCCAGGAAGTCAGGTGTTTTTTCTAAATATGTTGATACTTTTATTGTTCAATCTGAATTTCAACGTGAAAAATTTGCCTCCCTTGGGATTCCAAAGGAAAAAACAGTAATTGTTCCAGGGTTGACCCCGCCAATGTTACCAAGTAATCTCAAGTTTGAAGCCAAGTATTATACTTTTATAGGAAGAGTAAGCAAGGAGAAAGGAGTGGATGATATATTCAGAGCGGCATCAACTCTTCCGAATTTAACCTTTGCAATTGCTGGAAGGATCGGGGATAGGTTTGATATTTCAAATGCACCACCCAATGTGATTTTTAAGGGGTTTCTATCAGGGCTTGAATTGGATGATCTTTACAGAGAATCCAAAGCCATTTTAGTCCCAAGTCGCTGGTATGAAGGTTTTCCAAATGTAATTACTAAAGCCATGTACCATGGTAAGCCGGTGATAACCTCCAATATGGGTTGTTTTAATGATATAGTATCCCATGGGGAAACAGGACTGATGTTCGATATTAATAACAATTCTGGGTTAAAAGAGGCCATTTTACAGATAGAAAATGACCCTGTAGGTGCTTCAAGAATGGGAGAAGCAGGTAGAATAGTTTCCGTAAAAAAATATGGAAATGATCGTATTTATAGTAAATTAATCGAGATTTATAGCTAA
- a CDS encoding ATP-grasp domain-containing protein translates to MAFRIPFLERKIVQLKKKKGEFLEVDRHRFLDTVPPVKLQHKLPKDFRVGLVKDLDNYNGEIQKVAHWYKYERFLIQNNIAYDFFSVHSSNWVDWAQKFNLIVFRPDISPWALHEARSKIFFIEEYLKIQCFPSYKEIWSYEDKINLQYLYAFHKVEHVPTFISHDQAETLEFLKQTEFPLVSKIINGSASKGVHLIKNKKKAVKFVKKVFAEGLSTYWPGFNQKNYVYFQPLIKHKGYDLRIIIVGDKAFGYYKLLPKNDFRASGSMHIQKTTLPAEAVEIALDIKNKFNHTFLAVDFLEDSTNDKFLVIETSVFVDIYTSSQSIVNGLPGYYKISTAPFKMEFCQGEVWLQELILEELLKGKP, encoded by the coding sequence ATGGCCTTTAGAATCCCTTTTTTAGAACGAAAAATCGTCCAACTAAAAAAAAAGAAAGGGGAGTTTCTTGAGGTTGATAGACATCGTTTTTTGGATACGGTACCTCCGGTAAAACTACAGCATAAATTACCTAAAGATTTCAGGGTGGGGTTGGTCAAGGATTTGGACAATTACAATGGAGAAATTCAAAAGGTTGCCCATTGGTATAAATATGAAAGGTTTTTAATTCAAAACAATATTGCCTATGATTTTTTCTCGGTCCATAGTAGCAATTGGGTCGACTGGGCACAAAAATTCAATTTAATAGTATTTAGGCCAGACATATCCCCTTGGGCTTTACACGAAGCGAGGTCAAAAATTTTCTTTATTGAGGAATATTTAAAAATACAATGCTTTCCTTCTTACAAAGAAATTTGGTCCTACGAAGATAAAATTAATCTGCAATACCTCTATGCTTTTCATAAAGTCGAACATGTCCCCACCTTTATTTCTCATGATCAGGCGGAAACACTTGAATTCCTGAAACAAACGGAGTTCCCATTGGTTTCTAAAATAATTAATGGATCAGCATCTAAAGGAGTACATCTGATTAAGAATAAAAAAAAGGCAGTAAAATTCGTAAAGAAAGTATTTGCTGAAGGTCTCTCTACTTATTGGCCAGGATTTAATCAAAAAAACTATGTCTATTTTCAACCGCTTATAAAGCACAAAGGGTATGATCTAAGGATTATCATTGTAGGAGACAAGGCATTTGGATACTACAAGCTGCTACCCAAAAATGATTTCAGGGCTTCCGGAAGTATGCACATTCAAAAGACTACTTTACCAGCTGAAGCGGTTGAAATAGCTTTGGATATAAAAAATAAATTTAACCATACCTTTTTGGCAGTAGATTTTTTGGAGGACAGTACAAATGACAAGTTTTTGGTAATAGAAACATCTGTCTTTGTAGACATCTATACCTCCTCACAATCTATAGTAAATGGACTGCCAGGTTATTATAAAATATCAACGGCTCCTTTTAAAATGGAATTTTGTCAGGGAGAGGTATGGTTACAAGAACTTATTCTAGAAGAATTATTAAAGGGAAAACCATAA
- a CDS encoding phenylacetate--CoA ligase family protein: MQNKFGSGIYLRKYDFFKPGARKGFEEVIAFQNLSKEEQEYLSWKKVEALLEHAYKNVPWYSRNFKKIGLSPKDISQPQYFNQVPVITREDLKGNFNEFISDTHRGRKIKIITTGGSTGVPLKIGVNPKAVREMQKWQMFSWWGLSPEVDMASIYREIPIGILTKLVLKFINWPRKVTSLNATNLSENSIKAFLKEFEKNKPEVLHGYLGALDSLADYILDRQISLPSPKVIWSTAAPLAKVQQRKIQKAFGAPVCDQYGCSEMYFIAASCPENNGLHQFSDAIKLEVLDGKGSQVSIGDRGKITLTNLNEFAFPLIRYENGDQGRWLKSSCNCGINLPLMDQVKGRKSDNFNLPDGSVISGEYLTTLFDDYPDAVKRFQVVQNKDLSIDLNVSTNGQQDKVLRQVKQGLEEKVKYQVAVVLVVTDEFQSFGGKLRYVIKN; the protein is encoded by the coding sequence GTGCAAAATAAATTTGGATCAGGAATATACCTGAGGAAATATGATTTTTTTAAACCTGGAGCAAGGAAGGGGTTTGAGGAAGTTATAGCTTTTCAAAATTTATCGAAAGAAGAACAGGAATACCTTAGTTGGAAAAAGGTGGAGGCATTACTTGAACATGCTTATAAAAATGTGCCTTGGTACAGTCGCAATTTTAAAAAGATCGGTCTATCCCCAAAGGACATTAGCCAACCCCAATACTTTAACCAGGTGCCTGTGATTACTAGGGAGGACCTAAAAGGTAATTTCAATGAATTTATCTCTGACACCCATAGAGGAAGGAAAATTAAAATAATCACCACTGGAGGCAGCACGGGAGTTCCGCTAAAGATTGGCGTAAATCCCAAAGCCGTAAGAGAAATGCAAAAATGGCAAATGTTTTCCTGGTGGGGCTTAAGTCCTGAAGTAGATATGGCATCAATTTACAGAGAAATCCCCATTGGAATTCTAACAAAGTTGGTTCTTAAATTTATCAATTGGCCGAGAAAGGTGACCTCATTAAATGCTACTAACTTATCCGAAAATAGCATAAAAGCTTTTTTAAAGGAGTTTGAAAAGAACAAACCTGAGGTTTTACATGGATATTTGGGGGCACTGGATTCGTTGGCTGATTATATTTTAGACCGTCAGATCAGTCTGCCTTCTCCTAAAGTGATCTGGTCTACAGCAGCTCCACTTGCCAAGGTTCAGCAAAGAAAGATTCAAAAGGCTTTTGGAGCACCTGTTTGTGATCAGTATGGCTGTAGTGAAATGTATTTTATCGCTGCATCATGTCCGGAAAACAATGGCCTTCATCAATTTTCTGATGCGATTAAATTAGAGGTTCTGGATGGGAAGGGTTCTCAGGTATCTATTGGGGATAGGGGGAAAATCACACTCACCAATCTCAATGAATTTGCTTTTCCGCTAATAAGGTATGAGAACGGTGATCAGGGGAGATGGTTGAAAAGCAGTTGTAATTGTGGGATAAACCTACCACTAATGGACCAAGTAAAGGGCCGAAAGAGTGACAATTTTAATCTGCCCGACGGTTCAGTAATTTCTGGTGAATATTTGACCACCCTTTTTGATGATTATCCAGATGCTGTGAAGAGGTTTCAAGTAGTTCAAAACAAAGACCTATCCATTGATTTAAATGTTTCTACGAATGGACAACAGGACAAAGTGTTAAGGCAGGTAAAACAAGGCCTGGAGGAAAAGGTTAAGTATCAGGTAGCGGTGGTGTTAGTAGTTACCGATGAGTTTCAATCATTTGGTGGTAAGCTTAGATACGTTATTAAGAATTAG
- a CDS encoding WecB/TagA/CpsF family glycosyltransferase encodes MLLKFLNYQLTTQLPTEIGGRKKVLANTLNPHSFCIAREDKDFQNALKASAILLPDGIGIVYATRLLYGKKIKKISGYDLHLHYLGLLNNQAGKVFYLGSSEFVLNEIKKKLAVNFPDIVCAFYSPPFCASFTSEEDQLMVTTINEFKPDILFVGMTAPKQEKWVLKNKDNLEVSTIAAIGAVFDFYAGTVIRPNTFWINFGFEWLIRLIKEPKRLWRRTLISTPKFVVLIMAHKIKAIFGFPNKREKLITKPETNSKLKIHG; translated from the coding sequence ATGCTTTTAAAATTTTTAAATTATCAACTGACCACCCAACTTCCGACGGAAATTGGTGGAAGAAAAAAAGTACTCGCCAATACCTTAAATCCACATTCCTTTTGTATTGCCAGGGAAGACAAGGATTTTCAAAATGCCTTAAAAGCATCAGCAATTTTGTTGCCCGATGGGATTGGTATTGTTTATGCCACAAGATTGCTCTATGGAAAGAAAATCAAAAAGATTTCAGGTTATGACTTACACTTACACTACTTAGGCCTGTTGAATAATCAAGCAGGGAAAGTCTTTTATTTGGGCTCTTCCGAATTTGTTTTGAACGAAATCAAGAAAAAACTAGCTGTGAATTTTCCTGATATAGTGTGCGCTTTTTATAGCCCTCCGTTTTGTGCTAGTTTTACAAGTGAAGAAGATCAGTTGATGGTAACTACCATCAATGAATTTAAACCTGATATTTTATTTGTTGGAATGACCGCGCCAAAGCAAGAAAAATGGGTTTTGAAAAACAAGGATAATCTGGAGGTCTCCACCATTGCTGCCATTGGTGCAGTCTTTGACTTTTATGCTGGCACTGTAATCAGACCCAATACCTTTTGGATTAACTTTGGTTTTGAATGGTTAATTCGTTTAATCAAGGAGCCTAAAAGACTGTGGAGAAGAACCCTGATATCAACACCAAAATTTGTTGTTTTAATCATGGCGCACAAAATTAAAGCTATCTTTGGATTCCCCAACAAAAGGGAGAAATTGATAACAAAACCTGAGACAAATTCAAAGTTAAAGATCCATGGGTGA
- a CDS encoding glycosyltransferase family 4 protein yields the protein MRITWITRSFLDYRIPLYQELDNLSGGQLTVIYFKDVVPERCRKKLDNVLVDRAIALSGEWRLTGKKKQPLSDVKKQSIRIPFQPGLVRAIKESKPDVMISDGFFQWTYAPLWLRMIHKIPHIMCYEGTVHTEKNAGKIKTIYRKLAKNAIDEIVCNGSLSRAYLNKLGVSNSHITDGNMIADLSANSLEEVSGLPLDKPTKKSNLGLNQYVYVYLGRLVPIKGIQEMINAWIPTMGLVKEASLLILGDGPERPIVDKIIERSSCKNIVFTGELDYSVVPDFLSLGDIFLMPTLQDNWSLVIPEAMSLGLPILCSNYNGCWPELVKKENGWVFDPLDSESFKLTLLSSWEKKDSWQEMGKVSEAIIATYTPSSVAKNIISLSKKITYNRAK from the coding sequence ATGCGAATTACCTGGATAACCCGGAGTTTTCTGGATTACAGGATACCACTGTACCAAGAGCTAGATAACTTATCAGGGGGCCAGTTAACGGTTATTTACTTCAAGGACGTAGTTCCAGAACGCTGCAGGAAGAAGTTGGATAATGTACTAGTTGACAGGGCTATAGCTTTGAGTGGGGAGTGGAGGTTGACAGGTAAAAAAAAGCAACCCCTGTCTGATGTAAAAAAGCAATCCATCAGGATACCATTTCAGCCAGGGCTTGTTCGAGCGATTAAAGAGAGTAAACCGGATGTGATGATTAGTGATGGATTTTTTCAATGGACTTATGCTCCTTTATGGCTTAGAATGATTCATAAAATCCCTCATATTATGTGTTATGAAGGAACTGTTCATACAGAAAAGAATGCTGGGAAAATAAAAACCATCTACAGGAAATTAGCAAAAAATGCCATAGATGAAATCGTCTGTAACGGCAGCTTGAGTAGAGCCTATTTGAATAAATTAGGCGTTTCAAATTCCCATATTACAGATGGAAACATGATAGCCGATTTAAGCGCAAATAGTCTTGAAGAAGTTTCAGGTTTGCCATTAGATAAACCAACAAAAAAATCAAATTTGGGCCTGAACCAATATGTATATGTATATCTGGGACGATTGGTACCCATTAAAGGCATCCAAGAAATGATTAATGCTTGGATTCCAACCATGGGATTGGTTAAAGAGGCAAGTTTGTTAATACTTGGGGATGGGCCTGAACGACCAATAGTAGATAAAATCATTGAGCGATCCTCCTGCAAGAATATCGTATTTACAGGTGAATTGGATTATTCGGTTGTACCTGATTTTCTTTCATTGGGCGATATTTTTTTAATGCCAACCCTACAGGACAATTGGTCTCTCGTGATTCCAGAAGCAATGTCTTTAGGCTTGCCTATCCTATGTTCGAATTACAATGGTTGTTGGCCTGAATTAGTTAAAAAGGAAAATGGTTGGGTGTTTGATCCTCTCGATAGTGAGAGTTTCAAATTGACCTTGTTGTCTTCATGGGAAAAAAAAGACAGTTGGCAGGAAATGGGGAAAGTATCAGAAGCAATAATTGCTACCTATACACCTTCCTCAGTAGCCAAAAATATTATATCATTAAGCAAAAAAATTACCTATAACCGTGCAAAATAA
- a CDS encoding Hpt domain-containing protein translates to MEDSQGKLYNLINLEEISGGSNEFISEMIRLFIEQSENTITGFNEALEQENFSIIRNLAHQIKPSIDNIKITSLMPVIREVEHLAEMESQVENLSSKIAEVNTGLKNVIFQLQKELTTRI, encoded by the coding sequence ATGGAAGATAGCCAGGGAAAATTATATAATTTAATAAATCTAGAAGAAATAAGTGGTGGTAGTAATGAATTTATTAGTGAAATGATCCGGCTTTTTATTGAGCAATCTGAAAATACGATCACAGGATTTAACGAAGCCCTCGAACAAGAAAATTTCTCCATTATCCGCAACCTGGCACATCAGATAAAGCCAAGTATAGACAATATCAAAATTACTAGCCTTATGCCTGTTATTAGAGAAGTAGAGCATTTGGCTGAAATGGAAAGTCAAGTGGAAAACTTATCTTCTAAAATCGCGGAGGTAAATACTGGATTGAAAAATGTGATCTTTCAGTTGCAAAAAGAACTAACAACAAGAATTTAA